Proteins from a genomic interval of Prochlorothrix hollandica PCC 9006 = CALU 1027:
- a CDS encoding site-2 protease family protein, with the protein MQSGWRFGTLRNIPLRIDPSWLYIVGLITVSDAVAFAPRYGLALGTLAGLAMALLLFGSVLLHELGHSVVAQSQGITVNSITLFFFGGVAAIERESRTPGGLFQVAIAGPAVSFLLCLLFGLLGLLLPLDSLGATLAVNLTRINLALTLFNLIPGLPLDGGQVLKAGIWQATGSRLQGNRWAATSGKILGALGIGLGLLLLLQTGDFGSIWLALIGGFIWRSADRYETINAIQEVLVELVAADAMNPADFWARAGNNTRLSLGRMLALPDEVTVRESLPLLDVVDQLDRERLRSLPVVSLSGSVSGTIDRGSILAIVAQRLMIAVTPAQVESARETGAFPPNLPLSAIVQTIK; encoded by the coding sequence ATGCAATCCGGTTGGCGCTTCGGCACCCTTCGTAACATTCCCCTCCGCATTGATCCCTCCTGGCTCTACATTGTGGGCCTGATTACCGTCAGCGATGCTGTAGCCTTTGCTCCCCGCTATGGGTTAGCCCTGGGAACCCTGGCGGGGTTGGCCATGGCGCTGTTGCTGTTTGGGTCGGTGTTGCTCCATGAGTTGGGTCACAGTGTGGTGGCCCAATCCCAGGGCATTACGGTTAATTCCATTACCCTCTTTTTCTTTGGGGGGGTGGCGGCGATCGAGCGGGAGTCCCGCACCCCAGGGGGGTTGTTCCAGGTGGCGATCGCCGGACCGGCGGTCAGCTTTCTGTTGTGTCTGCTGTTTGGGCTGCTGGGGTTGTTGTTGCCCCTGGATAGCTTGGGGGCGACCCTAGCGGTCAACTTAACCCGCATTAATTTGGCGTTGACGCTGTTTAACCTGATTCCGGGGTTGCCCCTGGATGGGGGGCAGGTGCTGAAGGCGGGCATTTGGCAGGCGACGGGCAGCCGCCTCCAGGGGAACCGCTGGGCCGCCACCAGTGGCAAAATTCTGGGAGCCTTGGGGATCGGCTTGGGGCTGCTGTTGCTGTTGCAGACGGGGGATTTTGGGTCCATTTGGTTGGCCCTGATTGGGGGCTTTATCTGGCGCAGCGCCGATCGCTATGAAACCATCAATGCCATTCAGGAGGTGTTGGTGGAATTGGTGGCCGCTGATGCCATGAATCCCGCTGACTTTTGGGCACGGGCTGGCAATAATACCCGTCTGTCCCTGGGGCGGATGTTGGCTTTGCCCGATGAGGTGACGGTGCGGGAGAGTTTGCCCCTGTTGGATGTGGTGGATCAGTTGGATCGGGAGCGGCTGCGATCGCTGCCGGTGGTGTCGCTGTCGGGTTCGGTGTCGGGCACCATCGATCGGGGCAGTATTCTGGCGATCGTGGCCCAGCGCCTGATGATTGCGGTGACCCCTGCCCAGGTGGAATCTGCGCGGGAAACGGGAGCCTTCCCCCCGAATTTGCCCTTATCAGCCATTGTCCAAACCATTAAGTAG
- a CDS encoding molybdenum cofactor guanylyltransferase, translated as MDPSQLTALILAGGQSQRMGTDKALLPLGGVPLIQHLGTLAQGCCGTVAVVTPWGDRYQPWLPAGCQLWPEAPAPWASNHRSSGPLWGFAQGLGRVTTPWVLLLACDLPRLNAATLQGWLPQLSHLPPNTLALLPPHPKGWDPLCGFYHRRCQESLGEFLRDGGRSFQPWLRHPPLLSQVAPLTVTDRTVLWNCNTPEDWQTLTAIDQEQHSPRS; from the coding sequence ATGGATCCAAGTCAACTCACCGCTCTGATTTTGGCAGGGGGCCAGAGCCAACGCATGGGCACCGATAAAGCCCTGCTGCCCTTGGGGGGGGTGCCCCTGATCCAGCACCTGGGAACCCTGGCCCAAGGGTGTTGTGGCACGGTGGCGGTGGTGACTCCCTGGGGCGATCGCTACCAACCCTGGCTCCCCGCCGGTTGTCAGCTTTGGCCCGAAGCCCCCGCCCCCTGGGCCAGCAACCACCGATCCTCCGGTCCCCTCTGGGGCTTTGCCCAAGGTTTGGGGAGGGTAACAACCCCCTGGGTGCTGCTGTTGGCCTGTGACCTACCCCGCCTCAATGCCGCCACCCTCCAGGGCTGGTTGCCCCAATTAAGCCACCTGCCCCCCAATACCCTGGCCCTGCTGCCCCCCCATCCCAAGGGCTGGGATCCCCTCTGTGGCTTTTATCACCGCCGTTGCCAAGAATCCCTAGGGGAGTTCTTAAGGGATGGGGGCCGATCGTTCCAACCCTGGCTCCGCCACCCCCCCCTCTTGTCCCAGGTTGCCCCCCTCACGGTGACCGATCGCACCGTGCTCTGGAACTGCAACACCCCAGAAGACTGGCAAACCCTAACCGCGATCGACCAGGAACAACACAGCCCCCGTTCGTAG
- a CDS encoding M16 family metallopeptidase translates to MSTGVLILGLGGHSLDRAWASPLAPRSGQTDLQPYLDRVAQNITEFTLDNGLKFIVMERHQAPVVSFMTYADVGAVDEPDGKTGVAHFLEHLAFKGTSRIGTEDYDQERLILDRLDRVFEQRQIARQGSDAGEIDRLNAEFETLQTQAAALVRQNELGQIIEQMGGVGLNASTSTDATLYFYSLPANKLELWMSLESERFLDPVFREFYAEQQVILEERRMRLDNNPVNQLFDAVQGTAFQVHPYGRPVIGEAEDIANLSRRDVQEFFSSHYTPDKLTLAVVGDVDPQAVRHLAQRYFGRFQATASSPGSLVSAIAPEPPQQEPRSVTLQRPTQPWYVVAYHSPAVGDPDYVTCQVLVQILSSGRTSRLYRTLVDEQQIALAAQGTSGYPNDKYPNLLLFYALTAPGHSLDEVATALDRELEQIQREPVTTSELDRVKNQVRAGLLQSLGSNRGMAATLTEYEVKTGSWRNLFKELDQVAQLTPADLQRVAQTVLRPENRTVGRLVTGEAPTDPGN, encoded by the coding sequence TTGAGTACCGGGGTTCTGATCCTGGGGCTGGGGGGACACTCCCTCGATCGGGCCTGGGCCAGCCCCCTCGCTCCCCGCAGCGGCCAAACCGATCTCCAACCCTACCTGGATCGGGTGGCCCAAAACATCACAGAATTTACCCTTGATAATGGTCTGAAGTTCATCGTCATGGAGCGGCACCAAGCCCCCGTGGTGTCTTTTATGACCTATGCCGATGTGGGGGCCGTGGATGAACCCGACGGAAAAACGGGGGTGGCCCACTTTTTGGAACACCTAGCCTTTAAGGGCACCTCCCGCATTGGCACCGAGGACTATGACCAAGAGCGGCTGATTTTAGATCGCCTCGATCGGGTTTTTGAGCAACGGCAAATCGCCCGCCAGGGTTCGGATGCTGGGGAAATCGATCGCCTGAACGCCGAATTTGAGACACTACAGACCCAAGCTGCTGCCCTTGTCCGCCAGAACGAGTTGGGCCAAATCATTGAACAAATGGGGGGCGTGGGCTTGAATGCCTCCACCTCCACCGATGCCACCCTCTATTTCTATAGTTTGCCCGCCAATAAGCTGGAACTGTGGATGTCCCTGGAATCGGAGCGCTTTTTAGATCCGGTATTCCGGGAGTTCTATGCAGAGCAGCAGGTGATCCTGGAGGAACGGCGAATGCGCTTGGACAACAACCCGGTGAACCAGCTTTTTGATGCGGTGCAAGGTACCGCCTTCCAGGTTCACCCCTACGGTCGCCCGGTGATTGGGGAAGCCGAGGACATTGCTAACCTCAGTCGCCGCGATGTTCAGGAGTTTTTCAGCAGCCACTATACCCCGGACAAGCTGACCTTGGCGGTGGTGGGGGATGTGGATCCCCAGGCAGTGCGCCACCTGGCCCAACGCTATTTTGGTCGGTTCCAGGCAACAGCTTCCTCCCCAGGGAGTTTGGTGAGCGCGATCGCCCCTGAACCGCCCCAACAGGAGCCGCGATCGGTCACCCTCCAACGCCCCACCCAACCCTGGTATGTGGTGGCCTATCACAGTCCTGCCGTGGGGGATCCCGACTATGTGACCTGTCAGGTGTTGGTGCAAATCCTCAGCAGTGGGCGCACCTCTCGCCTCTACCGCACCCTGGTGGATGAACAACAGATCGCCCTAGCAGCCCAGGGAACCAGTGGTTACCCCAATGATAAATACCCCAATTTGCTGCTGTTCTATGCCCTCACGGCCCCCGGCCATAGCCTGGATGAGGTGGCCACCGCCCTCGATCGCGAACTGGAACAGATCCAACGGGAACCGGTGACAACCTCAGAACTCGATCGGGTCAAAAACCAAGTACGCGCAGGACTCTTGCAATCCCTAGGCTCTAACCGGGGCATGGCGGCAACCTTGACGGAATATGAGGTCAAAACCGGCAGTTGGCGCAATTTGTTCAAGGAACTGGATCAGGTGGCCCAGTTAACCCCCGCTGACCTGCAACGGGTGGCCCAAACGGTTTTACGCCCAGAGAACCGCACCGTGGGCCGGTTGGTGACGGGGGAAGCACCGACGGACCCAGGCAATTAG
- a CDS encoding ABC transporter substrate-binding protein — translation MSLDNLTWVPAPPAKATADRPLTPRSLLGYLCCGLLLVLGILLQGCSAAPPTASLNPPPDADTHIIHHALGDTVVARHPQRVVALGNLPLESALVLGLTPVGAAPDSFSGNPGQFPAYLPPAAIAPITYLGDEEQPSLERLVSLQPDLILGLYPVHGSLYAQLSQIAPTVLYPVFDGKTFVPWQQALAAYGEALGREDAIPGVVATYDHRIAQLQQQIQEQEGRDPGDYALSVLRFMPGQLRLYLGGSFAGQVLRDVGLGRPEGQGKAAFFERISLERLGEADGDRLLVLQSDPQSTLFQEFSQTPLWQNLRAVQQDQVYFVDYDYWLSEGPIAAQQILDDLTTIFSVRPTAVLPSH, via the coding sequence ATGTCCCTGGACAACTTGACCTGGGTTCCTGCCCCCCCTGCCAAGGCCACCGCCGATCGCCCCCTAACCCCCAGAAGTCTCCTGGGTTACCTATGCTGCGGTCTGCTTCTGGTGCTGGGGATCCTGCTCCAAGGCTGTAGCGCAGCCCCCCCCACCGCCAGCCTCAACCCTCCCCCCGATGCCGACACCCACATTATTCACCATGCCCTGGGGGATACTGTCGTCGCCCGCCATCCCCAGCGGGTAGTGGCCTTGGGCAACTTACCCCTGGAGTCCGCCTTAGTCCTGGGACTGACCCCGGTGGGAGCCGCCCCCGATAGCTTCTCCGGCAACCCCGGCCAGTTCCCCGCCTATCTGCCCCCAGCGGCGATCGCCCCCATCACCTATTTAGGGGACGAAGAGCAACCGAGCCTAGAGCGTTTGGTCAGTCTCCAGCCAGACCTGATTCTGGGGCTATATCCCGTCCATGGCAGCCTCTATGCCCAACTCTCCCAAATTGCCCCCACGGTGCTCTATCCCGTCTTTGACGGTAAAACCTTTGTGCCGTGGCAACAGGCTTTAGCGGCCTATGGGGAAGCCCTGGGTCGGGAGGACGCGATACCGGGGGTTGTGGCCACCTACGACCACCGCATTGCCCAGTTGCAACAGCAGATTCAGGAGCAAGAGGGACGGGATCCCGGCGACTATGCCCTGTCGGTGTTGCGGTTTATGCCGGGGCAGTTGCGCTTGTATTTGGGGGGATCGTTTGCGGGGCAAGTGTTACGGGATGTGGGACTAGGGCGACCGGAAGGCCAGGGGAAAGCAGCATTTTTTGAGCGCATTTCCCTGGAACGACTGGGGGAGGCCGATGGCGATCGCCTGCTGGTTCTCCAAAGTGATCCCCAATCCACCCTGTTCCAGGAATTCAGCCAAACGCCCCTCTGGCAAAATCTACGGGCTGTGCAACAGGATCAGGTCTATTTTGTGGATTATGACTACTGGCTCAGTGAGGGACCGATCGCCGCCCAACAGATCTTGGATGATCTCACCACTATCTTCAGTGTCCGCCCCACTGCTGTACTGCCATCTCATTAA
- the pyrE gene encoding orotate phosphoribosyltransferase, whose product MSASVPWVNLDLPTLRQNLLHLFCNVAYKEGDFTLSSGQSSSYYINGKLVTLHPQGAVAVGRLLLPQIRPSAIAVSGLTLGADPMVSATSVVAAYEGRDLTGLLIRKEAKGHGTQAYLEGPTLPPGSEVAVLEDVVTTGQSALKAVQRLRDAGYTVTQILALVDRNQGGAALYQGEGLEFWSLFSLAEVQSHWKTLDGNLVGSP is encoded by the coding sequence ATGTCTGCTTCAGTTCCCTGGGTGAATCTTGACCTGCCTACCCTGCGCCAAAACCTGCTACACCTGTTTTGCAACGTCGCTTACAAAGAAGGGGATTTCACCCTGTCGTCTGGTCAGTCCAGTTCCTACTACATCAACGGTAAATTGGTGACCCTCCATCCCCAAGGGGCCGTAGCCGTGGGGCGGCTCTTATTACCCCAGATTCGGCCCTCGGCGATCGCCGTGTCTGGTCTCACCCTAGGGGCCGATCCCATGGTGTCCGCCACCAGTGTCGTCGCCGCCTATGAGGGCCGGGATCTGACAGGGCTGCTGATCCGCAAGGAAGCCAAGGGTCACGGCACCCAAGCCTATCTGGAAGGGCCGACCTTGCCCCCCGGTAGCGAAGTAGCCGTGCTGGAAGATGTGGTCACCACAGGACAGTCGGCCCTAAAAGCCGTGCAGCGTCTGCGGGATGCAGGCTATACGGTCACTCAAATTTTGGCCCTCGTCGATCGCAACCAAGGGGGCGCAGCGTTATACCAAGGGGAAGGACTGGAATTTTGGTCCCTGTTCTCCTTGGCGGAAGTTCAAAGCCATTGGAAAACCCTTGACGGGAATCTGGTCGGTTCACCCTGA
- a CDS encoding HEAT repeat domain-containing protein — MEPVTAIIVGLLGMACGLGSSYIMLERRLNAQERQHQNRLNQEQERLTQVHNQRLQATTESLKSQYETRLQHLTAQLQRSPNPEVAAPEGLGVTAPNPAPNPAPSPTPEHRPATPQTLPPLSPPDAVTISSSPVTPGFWSDRDNKGQLQLDQTLRATLAHQPQAQVLRAISWLDNLSRDANPRVRQGAIAALGQLQSRRVLPYLRRGLRDDDRAVVEECRRSLARRRHTLKTKVQSARHSRQKPPKTPAV; from the coding sequence GTGGAACCAGTAACCGCCATCATTGTGGGTTTGCTTGGCATGGCCTGTGGACTGGGAAGCAGCTACATCATGCTGGAACGGCGATTGAATGCTCAAGAACGCCAGCACCAGAATCGCCTTAACCAAGAACAGGAACGCCTGACACAAGTCCATAACCAGCGTTTGCAAGCAACAACGGAAAGCCTCAAAAGCCAGTATGAAACCCGTCTGCAACACCTCACTGCCCAGCTACAGCGATCGCCAAATCCAGAGGTAGCTGCCCCTGAGGGGCTAGGGGTTACTGCCCCAAACCCTGCCCCAAACCCTGCCCCAAGCCCTACCCCAGAGCATCGTCCAGCAACCCCCCAAACCCTACCCCCGCTCTCCCCCCCGGATGCCGTTACAATATCGTCCTCCCCGGTTACCCCAGGATTCTGGTCCGATCGTGACAACAAAGGCCAACTACAGCTAGACCAGACCCTCCGGGCCACCCTGGCCCACCAACCCCAGGCCCAGGTTTTGAGGGCGATTTCTTGGCTAGACAATCTCAGCCGGGATGCCAATCCTAGGGTTCGTCAGGGGGCGATCGCGGCCCTCGGTCAACTGCAATCTCGCCGGGTATTGCCCTATTTACGTCGGGGATTGCGGGATGACGATCGCGCTGTCGTGGAAGAATGCCGCCGATCCCTAGCCCGCCGCCGCCACACCCTGAAAACCAAAGTCCAATCCGCCCGCCACAGCCGCCAGAAACCCCCTAAAACCCCAGCGGTCTGA
- a CDS encoding response regulator has protein sequence MSQSYLLVVTEQDKGLKGLKSLLWQMENPNSIAISNSVDEAMDRIRHRPPYLLILVDQQRLWANHLAQECCQRHHNKPTTIVGLTHHDQPTWINHDTNPVFDGFLVDPISPAVLLLLIQSAQLRQACYCL, from the coding sequence ATGTCCCAGAGCTACCTTCTCGTTGTGACAGAACAAGATAAAGGATTAAAGGGGCTAAAATCCCTATTATGGCAAATGGAAAACCCTAACTCCATTGCGATCTCCAACTCTGTGGACGAAGCTATGGATCGGATTCGCCATAGACCTCCTTATCTGCTGATCTTAGTCGATCAACAACGACTATGGGCAAACCACTTGGCCCAGGAATGTTGTCAACGACACCACAACAAACCCACCACCATTGTGGGCTTAACCCATCACGATCAACCGACCTGGATAAATCATGACACCAACCCTGTTTTTGATGGGTTTCTAGTGGATCCCATTAGTCCTGCTGTGCTGTTGCTACTGATCCAGTCAGCCCAATTACGCCAAGCCTGTTATTGCCTTTAG
- a CDS encoding DUF2808 domain-containing protein, which yields MTSTLTSALLTSALLTSALTGAVIWANPSAAVELGDGSTHFVDLPRLEDTGSSQTDIRAHAAKHYITLTVPPGATEDLGQVQVQQREGSDRRWSYRLDAIHAFEGTPSQRGDRLPLLPPVFDRPTHTLTLTFDPPVSPGTTLTLALTPWRNPAYDGVYLWGVTVWPAGDNAAGQFLGYGRFHFYRPDSRVWFR from the coding sequence GTGACTAGTACCCTGACGAGTGCTCTGCTGACGAGTGCCCTGTTGACGAGTGCCCTAACCGGTGCCGTAATCTGGGCTAATCCCAGCGCCGCCGTGGAGCTAGGGGACGGCAGCACCCATTTTGTAGATTTGCCCCGCTTGGAGGACACTGGCAGCAGCCAAACCGATATTCGTGCCCATGCAGCCAAGCACTATATCACCCTGACGGTACCGCCGGGAGCGACGGAAGACTTGGGGCAGGTACAGGTGCAACAACGGGAAGGCAGCGATCGCCGGTGGTCCTATCGCTTGGATGCCATCCATGCCTTTGAGGGCACCCCGTCCCAACGGGGCGATCGGTTGCCCCTGTTGCCACCGGTGTTCGATCGTCCGACCCACACCCTGACCCTCACCTTCGATCCCCCCGTCTCCCCCGGTACCACCCTCACCCTAGCCCTAACCCCTTGGCGCAACCCGGCCTACGATGGGGTCTATCTATGGGGAGTGACGGTGTGGCCCGCTGGGGACAATGCGGCGGGGCAATTTTTGGGCTATGGGCGATTTCATTTCTACCGCCCTGATTCGCGGGTCTGGTTTCGCTAA
- the gor gene encoding glutathione-disulfide reductase produces MTFDYDLFVLGAGSGGLAASKRAASYGAKVAIAEQDLVGGTCVIRGCVPKKLMVYASHFSHFYQDAVGYGWSPVEATFDWSKLVQAVDGEVRRLSRLHISFLEKNNVELFHGQARLVDDHTVAVDDRTFTAEKILIAVGGEATKPQIPGIEHAITSREVFLLPLQPKRLAVVGGGYIGTEFAGVFNGLGTEVFQVVRRGLILRGFDEDLREEVQTGMVKKGVNVLSDTTIEKIEKVPEGVRLVLKGAKDNSLVVDTVLYATGRSPNLEGLGLETAGVETAKGAIVVNEWSQTSQPHIFALGDCTDKVNLTPVAVAEGRAFADTQFGNKPHHISYENIATAVFSQPEACTVGMTEIAANAQYGEDGVKVYRTRFRPMIYALPNVDEKILMKLVVHKETDRVLGAQMVGKDAAEIIQCVAIAVTMGATKKDFDATMALHPTSAEEFVTLP; encoded by the coding sequence ATGACCTTTGACTATGATTTATTTGTCCTCGGCGCTGGCTCTGGGGGCTTGGCCGCATCCAAGCGGGCCGCTAGCTATGGGGCCAAGGTGGCCATTGCCGAGCAGGACTTGGTGGGTGGAACCTGTGTCATTCGCGGCTGTGTTCCCAAAAAGCTGATGGTCTACGCGTCCCATTTTTCCCACTTTTACCAGGATGCGGTGGGCTATGGTTGGAGTCCCGTGGAAGCCACCTTTGATTGGTCGAAGCTGGTCCAGGCGGTGGATGGGGAAGTGCGGCGCTTAAGTCGGCTGCACATTAGCTTTCTGGAAAAAAACAATGTGGAACTGTTCCACGGTCAAGCCCGCCTAGTGGATGACCATACGGTGGCGGTGGACGATCGCACCTTCACGGCGGAGAAAATCCTGATTGCTGTGGGGGGAGAAGCCACCAAGCCCCAAATTCCTGGCATTGAACATGCCATTACCTCCCGCGAGGTGTTCCTGTTGCCCCTCCAGCCCAAGCGGTTGGCGGTGGTGGGGGGGGGCTACATTGGCACCGAGTTTGCGGGGGTGTTCAATGGCCTGGGGACAGAGGTGTTTCAGGTTGTGCGTCGGGGACTGATTCTGCGGGGCTTTGATGAGGATCTGCGGGAAGAAGTGCAGACGGGCATGGTCAAAAAAGGCGTGAATGTTTTGTCTGACACGACCATCGAGAAAATCGAGAAGGTGCCGGAAGGGGTGCGCTTGGTTCTGAAGGGGGCGAAGGATAACAGCTTGGTGGTGGATACGGTGCTCTATGCGACGGGCCGCAGTCCCAACCTGGAGGGCTTAGGGCTGGAAACGGCGGGGGTGGAAACGGCTAAGGGGGCGATCGTGGTCAATGAGTGGAGCCAAACCAGCCAACCCCATATTTTCGCCCTGGGGGACTGTACCGATAAGGTGAACCTGACTCCGGTGGCGGTGGCGGAGGGCCGTGCCTTTGCCGATACCCAGTTTGGCAACAAGCCCCACCACATTAGCTATGAGAACATTGCCACGGCGGTTTTCAGCCAGCCGGAAGCCTGTACGGTGGGCATGACGGAAATAGCGGCCAATGCCCAGTATGGGGAAGATGGGGTGAAAGTCTACCGCACCCGCTTCCGTCCCATGATCTATGCGTTGCCCAATGTGGATGAGAAGATCCTGATGAAGCTGGTGGTGCACAAAGAGACCGATCGGGTTCTGGGAGCGCAGATGGTGGGTAAGGATGCGGCGGAGATTATCCAATGTGTGGCGATCGCTGTCACCATGGGAGCCACCAAAAAGGATTTCGATGCCACCATGGCCCTGCATCCCACCTCTGCGGAGGAATTTGTAACGCTGCCTTAA
- a CDS encoding nicotinate phosphoribosyltransferase produces the protein MSPILSVPPATLPLQHCPPSTLVPSLSHCSLLTDLYQLTMAACYCGEGLEQRPARFELFVRKLPPDFGYLVAMGLSQVLDYIQSFSFSSAQIAALQDTGIFGHAPDRFWTLLAQGRFTGDLWAVPEGTLIFANEPILRVDAPLWQAQLIETYLLNTINYQTLIATRAARIRDVAGADALLLEFGTRRAFSPQASLWAARAALAAGFDATSNVMAALELGETPSGTMAHALVMALTAMAGDEDQAFTAFHRYFPGAALLIDTYDTVAAADRLAQQVQTGAEIPAVRLDSGDLVSLSQAVVDRLPDTQVFASGDLDEYEVQRLRAAGAPITGYGLGTKLVTGTPVNGVYKLVDMDGVPVMKEAAAKITYPGCKQVFRTVDQGQFRGDRLGLMTDCPQPGEYPLLQPMVQAGERLYGPEPLATIAQRTQAQVALLPDPLRRITAPAPAPVVLSTALEALTQATRRSSAKNTAKNTAKNTAKNTV, from the coding sequence ATGTCCCCCATCCTCTCTGTCCCCCCGGCAACGCTACCTTTGCAGCATTGCCCCCCATCGACCCTCGTTCCCAGCCTGTCCCATTGCAGCCTGTTGACGGATCTCTATCAACTGACCATGGCTGCTTGTTACTGCGGTGAGGGATTGGAACAGCGTCCAGCTCGGTTTGAATTATTTGTGAGGAAATTGCCCCCTGATTTTGGCTACTTGGTGGCCATGGGTCTGAGTCAAGTGCTGGACTATATCCAGAGTTTCAGCTTCAGTTCGGCGCAGATTGCCGCCCTTCAAGACACCGGTATTTTTGGCCATGCCCCCGATCGCTTCTGGACTCTGCTAGCCCAAGGGCGCTTTACGGGGGATCTGTGGGCGGTGCCCGAAGGCACCCTAATCTTTGCCAATGAGCCGATTTTGCGGGTGGATGCCCCCCTGTGGCAGGCCCAATTGATCGAAACCTACCTGCTCAACACCATCAACTACCAAACCCTCATTGCCACCCGTGCGGCTCGGATCCGAGATGTGGCGGGAGCCGATGCCCTGTTATTGGAGTTTGGGACTCGCCGCGCCTTCAGTCCCCAGGCTTCTTTGTGGGCGGCGCGGGCCGCTTTGGCCGCTGGTTTTGATGCCACCTCCAATGTCATGGCTGCTCTGGAACTGGGAGAAACCCCCAGCGGGACCATGGCCCATGCTTTGGTGATGGCCCTCACCGCCATGGCGGGGGACGAGGATCAGGCGTTTACGGCCTTTCATCGCTATTTCCCTGGTGCTGCGTTACTCATCGACACCTATGACACCGTGGCCGCCGCCGATCGCTTGGCCCAGCAGGTGCAGACCGGGGCAGAGATTCCAGCGGTGCGCCTGGATTCTGGGGATTTGGTTAGCTTGTCCCAGGCCGTGGTCGATCGCCTGCCGGATACCCAAGTCTTTGCCAGCGGGGATCTGGATGAATATGAGGTGCAACGGCTACGGGCGGCAGGTGCCCCGATTACGGGCTATGGTTTGGGCACTAAACTGGTGACGGGAACGCCGGTCAATGGGGTTTATAAGTTGGTGGATATGGACGGTGTGCCGGTGATGAAGGAAGCAGCGGCTAAAATCACCTATCCGGGCTGTAAGCAGGTGTTCCGCACCGTGGATCAGGGGCAATTCCGGGGCGATCGCTTGGGTCTGATGACGGACTGCCCCCAACCGGGGGAATATCCCCTGCTGCAACCCATGGTGCAGGCTGGGGAACGGCTCTACGGGCCGGAACCCTTGGCGACCATTGCCCAGCGTACCCAAGCCCAGGTGGCTCTGCTCCCGGATCCCTTGCGCCGCATTACGGCTCCTGCCCCGGCTCCCGTGGTGCTGTCCACGGCGTTGGAAGCTTTAACCCAAGCCACGCGGCGATCGTCGGCAAAAAACACTGCAAAAAACACTGCAAAAAATACTGCAAAAAACACTGTGTAA
- a CDS encoding nicotinate-nucleotide adenylyltransferase: MYLPRTIALFGTSADPPTLGHRAILAYVSQHFDHVAVWASDNPFKTHGATLAQRQRMLALLLQDGSVQDGSVQGLSVQGLPVQGLPVQDLPLLRSKVRVYPSLSHRRTLHTVEQAQERWPGAQLTLVIGSDLVTQILQWYQAETLLSSVSLLVIQRPQAPLQGSALERLRQRTTVTLADFMGPPVSSTAYREQGLITALSPAVCDYIHSHQLYARVSPCQNPSLTSRPKP, from the coding sequence ATGTATCTACCCCGCACCATTGCCCTCTTTGGCACCAGCGCCGATCCTCCCACCCTCGGCCACCGGGCGATTTTGGCCTATGTCAGCCAGCACTTTGACCACGTGGCTGTCTGGGCATCGGATAACCCCTTTAAAACCCACGGGGCCACCCTGGCCCAACGGCAACGGATGTTAGCGTTGTTACTTCAGGATGGGTCTGTTCAGGATGGGTCTGTTCAGGGTTTGTCTGTTCAGGGTTTACCCGTTCAGGGTTTACCCGTTCAGGATCTGCCGTTGCTGCGATCCAAGGTGCGAGTGTATCCCTCCCTGAGCCACCGCCGCACCCTCCATACCGTGGAACAGGCCCAAGAGCGCTGGCCCGGTGCCCAACTGACCCTGGTGATTGGCTCCGACTTGGTGACCCAAATACTCCAGTGGTACCAGGCCGAAACCCTGCTTAGCTCCGTGTCTCTCCTGGTGATCCAGCGGCCCCAGGCTCCCCTACAAGGGTCTGCCCTAGAGCGTCTGCGCCAACGAACCACCGTCACCTTGGCGGATTTTATGGGTCCCCCCGTCTCCTCCACAGCCTACCGGGAACAGGGATTGATCACTGCCCTCAGTCCCGCTGTCTGCGACTATATCCACAGTCATCAGCTTTATGCCAGGGTCTCCCCATGCCAGAACCCCAGTCTCACGTCCCGACCCAAACCCTAG